A genomic window from Winogradskyella sp. J14-2 includes:
- a CDS encoding aspartate kinase, producing the protein MRVYKFGGASVKDAKGVKNLASVLTETGYENTLVVVSAMGKTTNAMEVVVKNYFENKTELQSSIHDVIKYHNEILLDLFNNEHHEVFVVVKSFFDELNQFFKSNKSPDYNYVYDQTIGYGELISTTIISYYLNQIGVKNNWLDVRNYIKTDNYYRRANVNWDETQQYISSNFNKSVLNITQGFLGSDSNNFTTTLGREGSDYTAAIFAYCLNASSVTIWKDVPGVLNADPRYFKNAQLLNQISYREAIELAFYGASVIHPKTLQPLQRKEIPLYVKSFLNPKAEGTCVSKGKAIEPEAPCFIVKKNQILISLSSLDFSYIVEENISEIFSLLHLYKMKVDVIQNSAISFSVCIDNIYNNRNKLLQHLKAKFNVTCYDEVSLYTIRHYNEEAIKALEKDKTVLLKQLTQETVQIVTK; encoded by the coding sequence ATGCGCGTTTATAAATTTGGTGGAGCTTCGGTAAAAGATGCTAAAGGAGTAAAAAACCTTGCTTCAGTTTTAACGGAAACGGGTTATGAAAATACATTGGTGGTCGTTTCTGCTATGGGAAAAACAACCAATGCCATGGAAGTTGTTGTAAAAAATTACTTTGAAAACAAAACAGAACTGCAAAGCTCTATACATGATGTTATAAAATATCATAATGAAATTTTGTTAGATTTATTCAATAATGAACATCATGAGGTGTTTGTGGTCGTAAAATCATTTTTCGATGAGCTAAACCAGTTTTTTAAAAGCAATAAATCTCCAGATTACAATTATGTTTATGACCAAACAATAGGATACGGTGAGTTAATATCTACCACAATTATTAGCTACTATCTCAACCAAATTGGTGTGAAAAATAATTGGCTAGATGTAAGAAATTATATTAAAACAGATAACTATTACAGACGTGCCAACGTTAATTGGGATGAAACGCAACAATATATTTCTTCAAATTTCAATAAATCAGTACTAAACATTACACAAGGTTTTTTAGGCAGCGACTCTAATAATTTTACAACAACACTAGGACGAGAAGGTAGTGATTATACTGCAGCCATTTTTGCCTATTGCCTTAATGCCAGTAGTGTTACTATCTGGAAAGATGTTCCGGGAGTATTAAATGCAGACCCACGCTATTTCAAAAATGCACAATTGCTCAATCAAATTTCTTACAGAGAAGCTATAGAGTTAGCATTTTATGGTGCATCTGTAATTCATCCAAAGACCCTACAGCCTCTACAAAGAAAGGAAATTCCATTATACGTAAAGTCGTTTTTAAACCCAAAAGCAGAAGGTACATGTGTAAGTAAAGGAAAAGCCATAGAGCCAGAAGCACCTTGTTTTATAGTTAAGAAGAATCAGATTTTAATTTCGCTATCATCATTAGACTTTTCTTATATCGTTGAAGAAAATATCAGTGAAATCTTTAGCCTATTACATTTATATAAAATGAAGGTAGATGTCATTCAAAACTCAGCGATAAGTTTTTCAGTCTGCATAGACAATATTTACAATAATCGTAATAAATTGTTACAGCATTTAAAGGCAAAATTTAATGTAACATGTTACGATGAGGTTAGTCTTTATACTATTAGGCATTATAATGAGGAAGCCATTAAAGCGCTTGAAAAAGATAAAACTGTGTTATTGAAACAATTAACGCAAGAGACCGTTCAAATCGTAACTAAATAA
- a CDS encoding GNAT family N-acetyltransferase, producing the protein MNLPRLATKADMPRVLELIKELAIFEKEPEAVEVTQNMLEEDGFGHNPKFTCFVIEVDHKVEGMALVYKRYSTWKGEVLHLEDLIVSQSQRGKNLGTQLLDKVVEYGKSLGVKRISWEVLDWNEPAINFYEKKGANVMRDWDVVQLDEKGIENYLKNCDARL; encoded by the coding sequence ATGAATCTACCTAGACTTGCTACAAAAGCCGATATGCCAAGAGTGCTAGAACTCATAAAAGAATTGGCAATATTTGAAAAAGAACCAGAAGCCGTGGAAGTAACTCAAAACATGTTAGAAGAGGACGGTTTTGGGCATAATCCAAAATTTACCTGTTTTGTTATAGAAGTAGACCATAAGGTTGAAGGTATGGCTTTGGTTTACAAAAGATACTCTACTTGGAAAGGCGAAGTTTTACACTTAGAGGATTTAATTGTAAGCCAATCGCAAAGAGGTAAAAATTTAGGAACCCAACTATTAGATAAAGTTGTTGAATACGGTAAATCCTTAGGAGTAAAGCGAATTAGTTGGGAGGTTCTTGATTGGAATGAACCAGCAATAAATTTCTATGAAAAGAAAGGAGCAAATGTAATGCGAGATTGGGACGTAGTTCAGTTAGATGAAAAAGGAATAGAAAATTATTTAAAAAATTGTGATGCGCGTTTATAA
- the fbp gene encoding class 1 fructose-bisphosphatase: MSRRNQTLGEFIIENQSSFKYTSGELSRLINSIRLAAKVVNHEVNKAGLVDILGAAGDTNVQGEDQQKLDVYANEKFIQTMTNRNIVCGIASEEEDDFITINSQDENHQNKYVVLIDPLDGSSNIDVNVSVGTIFSVYRRVTPVGTPVQIEDFLQKGTNQVAAGYIIYGTSTMLVYTTGDGVNGFTLNPAIGSYYLSHPNMKFPENGQIYSVNEGNYIHFPKGIKDYIKYCQMEEGDRPYTSRYIGSLVSDFHRNMIKGGIYMYPKSSKASNGKLRLLYECNPIAFLAEQANGKASDGFNRIMEIEPTELHQRVPFICGSKNMVEKAEEFMRNAE; this comes from the coding sequence ATGTCGCGACGCAATCAAACTCTTGGTGAGTTTATCATAGAAAACCAATCTTCTTTTAAGTATACTTCTGGTGAACTCTCTAGGCTTATAAATTCTATTAGGTTAGCTGCAAAAGTTGTTAATCACGAAGTTAACAAAGCAGGATTGGTAGATATTCTTGGTGCTGCTGGAGATACCAATGTGCAAGGCGAAGATCAACAAAAGTTAGATGTTTATGCCAACGAAAAGTTTATACAAACTATGACCAATAGAAACATCGTTTGTGGTATTGCTAGTGAAGAAGAGGACGATTTTATAACCATTAATAGTCAAGACGAAAATCACCAGAATAAATATGTGGTTTTAATAGATCCTTTAGATGGTTCTTCTAACATAGATGTTAATGTTTCTGTTGGTACTATTTTCTCAGTTTACAGAAGAGTAACACCTGTTGGAACACCTGTTCAGATAGAAGATTTTTTGCAAAAGGGCACTAATCAGGTAGCGGCTGGTTACATTATATATGGTACATCTACAATGCTTGTTTACACTACGGGTGATGGCGTTAATGGATTTACCTTAAACCCAGCCATAGGCTCTTATTATTTATCGCATCCAAACATGAAATTCCCTGAAAATGGACAAATTTATTCGGTTAACGAAGGAAATTATATCCATTTCCCCAAGGGCATAAAAGATTATATTAAGTACTGCCAGATGGAAGAAGGTGATAGACCTTACACTAGCCGTTATATAGGCTCTTTAGTGTCTGATTTTCATAGAAATATGATAAAAGGTGGAATTTACATGTATCCTAAGAGTTCAAAAGCTAGTAATGGTAAACTTAGATTGCTTTATGAATGTAACCCTATAGCGTTTTTAGCAGAACAGGCAAACGGAAAGGCAAGTGATGGATTTAACCGAATAATGGAAATAGAACCAACCGAACTTCACCAGCGTGTACCATTTATTTGCGGTAGTAAAAATATGGTAGAAAAAGCAGAAGAGTTTATGCGTAACGCAGAATAA
- a CDS encoding TerB family tellurite resistance protein, whose translation MSISDLFDSGFKKRNEDHFAAIVRVAMSDGVINDAEKAFLDRLATRLEISEIDYKTILKDYLSHPINPPTSYDKRLERLYDLARMVWADHIEGPNQTSLLEKLCIGLGFNPDNVKYITDKALTLVHYEVDLDEFIERMKKMNQ comes from the coding sequence ATGTCAATTTCAGATTTATTTGATAGTGGTTTTAAAAAGCGAAATGAGGACCATTTTGCTGCTATTGTAAGAGTAGCTATGAGTGATGGTGTTATTAACGATGCGGAAAAAGCATTTTTAGACCGACTTGCCACCCGTTTAGAAATAAGTGAAATAGATTATAAAACGATACTTAAGGATTATCTAAGCCATCCAATTAATCCGCCAACGTCTTACGATAAACGCTTAGAGCGCTTATACGACTTGGCACGTATGGTCTGGGCCGACCACATAGAAGGACCAAACCAAACAAGCTTGCTTGAGAAACTTTGCATTGGGTTAGGATTTAATCCAGACAATGTAAAATACATTACAGATAAGGCTCTTACTTTGGTACATTACGAGGTAGACTTAGACGAGTTTATCGAGAGAATGAAAAAAATGAATCAATAA
- a CDS encoding transglutaminase-like domain-containing protein, which produces MNAKYLKETYYYDYSNPQIQDLIKEVHLCTTTQEKIKHLYLKVRDKWRYSPFEIGLTEAHYKASNIAKKQQAHCIDKAILLIAALRAVNIPARLRLAKVSNHIATERLEAKLGTNELAPHGLVDVFLDGKWKKCSPAFNKELCAMYNVDVLNFDGTEDSVLQEYNKDSKKFMTYLEDYGHFEDVPLDYIKSIFKDNYPELYNTYLNATDIKF; this is translated from the coding sequence ATGAATGCCAAATATTTAAAAGAAACATATTATTACGATTACAGCAACCCTCAAATTCAAGATTTAATAAAAGAGGTACATCTATGCACTACAACCCAAGAAAAAATAAAGCATCTGTACCTTAAAGTAAGAGATAAGTGGAGATATAGTCCGTTTGAAATTGGACTTACCGAAGCACATTATAAAGCTAGTAATATTGCAAAAAAACAACAAGCGCATTGTATAGATAAAGCTATACTTCTAATCGCTGCTTTACGTGCCGTAAATATTCCGGCACGATTGCGATTGGCAAAAGTTTCTAACCATATTGCCACAGAACGCTTAGAAGCTAAACTAGGCACTAACGAGCTTGCACCACATGGTTTGGTTGATGTATTTCTTGATGGAAAATGGAAAAAATGCTCACCTGCATTTAACAAAGAACTTTGTGCAATGTATAATGTAGATGTATTAAATTTTGATGGTACCGAAGATTCTGTATTACAAGAATACAATAAAGACAGTAAAAAATTTATGACCTACTTAGAAGATTACGGTCACTTTGAAGATGTACCTCTAGACTATATTAAATCTATTTTTAAAGACAATTATCCTGAGCTTTACAACACTTACTTGAACGCAACAGACATCAAATTTTAA